The Pseudomonas azotoformans genome has a segment encoding these proteins:
- a CDS encoding Gfo/Idh/MocA family protein, with product MSSVRWGMIGCGSVTELKSGPAFYKAPGSALVAVMGRREEAVRDYAARHGIARFYTDAQALINDPEVDAVYIATPPDSHLEYSLMVAAAGKHCCVEKPMSLNAEQSALMQRTFERAGLHLFVSYYRRSLPRFQQVRDWLRDGRIGELRHLTWTLCKPPAAHDANAANWRTDPSVAGGGYFADLASHGFDLFQYLAGDIIEVSGYTSRQEGRYAAEDAVTASWRFASGALGMGCWNFVADRREDRVELIGSRGRIQFSVFEDQPLHLEGETQEVLEVPCHAHIQWHHVLAMNAHIRGEAEHPSLAIEALKTDRILDKVLQRNPHHPG from the coding sequence ATGAGCAGCGTACGCTGGGGCATGATCGGCTGTGGCAGTGTCACTGAACTGAAGAGTGGACCGGCTTTCTACAAAGCGCCAGGTTCTGCGCTGGTGGCCGTGATGGGGCGCCGCGAAGAAGCCGTGCGTGATTATGCGGCACGCCATGGTATTGCACGCTTCTACACCGACGCCCAGGCACTGATCAACGACCCTGAAGTGGATGCCGTCTACATTGCCACGCCGCCCGACAGTCACCTCGAATACAGCCTGATGGTGGCGGCGGCCGGCAAGCATTGCTGCGTCGAGAAACCGATGTCGCTGAATGCCGAGCAGAGCGCCTTGATGCAGCGCACGTTCGAACGTGCCGGGTTGCATCTGTTTGTTTCCTATTACCGCCGTTCGCTGCCGCGCTTCCAGCAAGTGCGCGACTGGCTGCGAGATGGGCGTATCGGTGAGCTGCGCCACCTGACCTGGACCCTGTGCAAGCCACCGGCTGCCCACGACGCCAATGCCGCCAACTGGCGGACCGACCCGAGCGTGGCCGGGGGCGGTTATTTTGCCGACCTGGCGAGCCATGGCTTTGACCTGTTCCAGTACCTGGCCGGCGATATCATCGAAGTGTCCGGTTACACCTCGCGCCAGGAAGGCCGTTACGCGGCGGAAGATGCCGTGACGGCCAGCTGGCGCTTCGCGTCCGGCGCGCTGGGCATGGGCTGCTGGAACTTTGTGGCGGACCGTCGTGAAGACCGGGTGGAACTGATCGGCAGCCGTGGGCGTATCCAGTTCTCGGTCTTTGAGGACCAGCCCCTGCACCTTGAAGGCGAGACGCAGGAGGTGCTGGAAGTGCCGTGCCACGCGCATATCCAGTGGCATCACGTATTGGCGATGAACGCGCATATTCGCGGCGAAGCCGAGCATCCGTCGTTGGCCATCGAGGCGCTTAAGACCGATCGGATCCTGGACAAGGTGCTACAACGTAACCCCCATCACCCCGGCTAG
- a CDS encoding ribonuclease T2 family protein translates to MKYWIAVWLVLATSAMAAPRSQGTPGEFDFYVLSLSWSPTFCLTHPDNEQCSGKGYGFVLHGLWPQYARGGWPASCSPQTQLSREEIEKGAALFPTRSLLRHEWAKHGTCSGLEPLAYLQKTDEALGVVSIPQQLQPFNTPPALQASEIEALFRESNPRMGNHGLAVICKGKVFSEVRVCLSKDLAFTGCPRSVKTQCRDGDIRIPTQR, encoded by the coding sequence ATGAAATACTGGATAGCGGTGTGGCTGGTCCTGGCCACCAGTGCAATGGCGGCCCCGCGTAGCCAAGGCACGCCGGGGGAGTTTGATTTTTATGTGTTGTCGTTGTCGTGGTCGCCGACCTTTTGCCTGACGCACCCGGACAACGAACAGTGTTCAGGCAAGGGCTACGGGTTTGTGTTGCACGGCTTGTGGCCGCAGTACGCGCGGGGAGGGTGGCCGGCGTCGTGCTCGCCGCAGACACAGTTGAGCCGTGAAGAAATCGAGAAAGGTGCGGCATTGTTCCCGACCCGTTCGTTGCTCAGGCACGAATGGGCCAAGCATGGCACCTGCAGCGGCCTGGAGCCGTTGGCCTATTTGCAAAAGACCGATGAGGCGCTGGGCGTGGTGAGCATTCCGCAGCAATTGCAACCGTTCAATACGCCGCCCGCATTGCAGGCCAGTGAGATCGAGGCGCTGTTTCGTGAGAGCAACCCGCGCATGGGCAACCATGGGCTGGCGGTGATCTGCAAAGGCAAGGTGTTCTCGGAAGTACGGGTGTGCCTGAGCAAGGACCTGGCGTTTACCGGCTGCCCGCGCAGTGTGAAAACCCAGTGCCGCGACGGTGATATCCGCATCCCCACCCAGCGCTAA
- a CDS encoding transporter substrate-binding domain-containing protein produces MIDTRVLQQLAPDGVLRAAINFGNPVLAQRGTNAEPQGVSVALAKALAAELGVELELITFEAAGKVFAALAEDVWRVAFLAIEPVREKEIAFSAPYVAIKGTYLVAADSPFTHVAQLDAPGRRIAVGQGAAYDLYLSRTVEHAELVRAPTSAAAVDWFIEQGLDAAAGVRDFLQTQITAQRRLVQDDFMTIRQAMAVPVAHAAAAAFVRSFVERQKENGGVKRGLLASGQSAELAAG; encoded by the coding sequence ATGATTGACACCCGCGTACTGCAACAATTGGCCCCCGATGGCGTGCTGCGCGCCGCCATCAACTTCGGCAACCCGGTGCTGGCGCAACGTGGTACGAACGCAGAGCCCCAGGGTGTTTCCGTGGCGCTGGCCAAGGCGCTGGCTGCAGAGCTGGGTGTCGAATTGGAGCTCATCACGTTTGAGGCGGCGGGTAAGGTATTCGCGGCCTTGGCCGAGGACGTCTGGCGCGTGGCGTTCCTGGCTATCGAGCCGGTGCGTGAAAAGGAAATCGCCTTCAGCGCGCCGTATGTGGCGATCAAGGGCACGTATCTGGTGGCAGCGGACTCACCTTTTACGCACGTCGCGCAACTGGATGCGCCGGGCCGGCGCATCGCCGTCGGCCAGGGTGCGGCCTACGATCTGTACTTGAGCCGAACGGTCGAGCATGCCGAATTGGTACGCGCGCCGACCTCGGCCGCAGCGGTGGATTGGTTTATCGAACAAGGCCTGGATGCGGCGGCAGGGGTGCGGGACTTCCTGCAAACCCAGATCACCGCGCAAAGGCGTTTGGTGCAGGACGATTTCATGACCATCCGCCAAGCCATGGCCGTACCGGTGGCGCACGCAGCCGCTGCCGCGTTCGTCAGGTCCTTTGTCGAACGGCAGAAAGAGAATGGTGGGGTGAAGCGAGGTCTGTTGGCCAGTGGCCAAAGCGCTGAACTTGCCGCAGGTTGA